From the Calonectris borealis chromosome 4, bCalBor7.hap1.2, whole genome shotgun sequence genome, one window contains:
- the SOWAHB gene encoding ankyrin repeat domain-containing protein SOWAHB has protein sequence MARELSQEAVLDFLWAAGGRAPNTALLRHFQRFLRDPALTEQQRRERREYFKSLVNSLATVHPAAAPGASKDIVLRRRYRDLLDEELPPPEEQQEQEEEEKEAPPSRRDPDRRRGPPGEAAEKKGRPGGGQPPGAAVAGGCAARGRGGPCCECRRARRAAAAPPPGPGAPPPAGPPRSRSPPPAPAQPPPYRTQPLSSGPWALHPPGPPRSRPPPLPSGPGALTPAGPPRSRSPPLPPAGPPPCRTLQPPSTRPSRSRSRSPPLPPGPGVLHPTASAPFGSLPPQRPRGPPPTLSLPLPSGPGVLPPDRLPQPRSPPQTPAGMPLPKAPPLSAGPGERPPTGSSQSPLLSSGPRVLSPTELPLSQAPQPPLAEPPPPRSLPLLSARGVLPLSRSLQALPASPSPSPRLLSGPNVPPSTKLPPSQSRSLQHLPTRPSPSPPRGPRVLTPNGPTQSQTLLLHAFQTLPPPSGPGPPPSQSLLPAQGPAGPQVPESSPPAPLPVFRSIRCQLALLEVQGITPSLPDDCGRQPRTMPSKSSPRNVASRGLSVPLGQREHAWLVAVSAGCWARVRGLFLEEPELALQRDFMSGFTVLHWLAKHGDGPGLQELAAAARQAGLALDVDARSGCGYTPLHLAAIHGHQLVIKVLVLQLGCQVQVRDSSGRQPWEYLGSSTSGEIWQLLEAPRGTIMFPTQPLARSVSSVSKASLPTGRAALPACLRPQHGHGAASHRTGSESD, from the exons ATGGCGCGGGAGCTGAGCCAGGAGGCCGTGCTGGACTTCCTCTGGGCGGCCGGGGGCCGAGCCCCCAACACGGCGCTGCTCCGCCACTTCCAGCGCTTCCTCCGCGACCCGGCGCTGACGGAGCAGCAGCGGCGGGAGCGCCGCGAATACTTCAAGAGCCTCGTCAATTCCCTGGCCACCGTccaccccgccgctgcccccggcgcCTCCAAGGACATCGTCCTCCGCCGCAGGTACCGCGACCTCCTCGACGAGGAGCTGCCGCCGCCGGAGgaacagcaggagcaggaggaggaagagaaggaggcgCCGCCGTCCCGACGCGACCCCGaccggcggcgcggccccccagGGGAGGCGGCGGAGAAGaaggggcggcccggcggggggcagcccccgggggccGCCGTCGCGGGGGGCTGcgccgcccggggccgcggcggacCCTGCTGCGAGTGCCGCCGGGcgcgccgcgctgccgccgcccccccgccgggccccggggcgccgccccccgccgggccgccccgctcccgctccccgccgccggctcccgcgCAGCCGCCCCCCTACCGGACTCAGCCGCTGTCCTCGGGTCCCTGGGCGCTGCACCCCCCCGGGccaccccgctcccggcccccgccgctgccgtCGGGTCCTGGGGCGCTGACCCCCGCTGGGCCGCCACGGTCCCGATCgccgccgctgcctcccgccgggccgcccccatGCCGGACCCTGCAGCCGCCCTCTACCAGAccgtcccggtcccggtcccggtccccaCCGCTGCCGCCGGGGCCCGGGGTGCTGCATCCCACTGCGTCAGCCCCGTTCGGGTCTCTGCCACCACAACGCCCTCGAGGGCCGCCCCCAACCCTGTCCCTGCCACTGCCGTCGGGCCCTGGCGTGCTGCCCCCTGACAGGCTGCCTCAGCCCCGGTCTCCACCACAGACCCCCGCGGGGATGCCCCTACCGAAGGCCCCACCACTCTCAGCAGGCCCAGGGGAGCGGCCGCCCACCGGATCATCCCAGTCCCCACTGCTGTCGTCGGGCCCCAGGGTGCTGTCCCCCACCGAGCTGCCCCTATCCCAGGCCCCACAGCCACCCCTCGccgagccacccccaccccggtcCCTGCCGTTGCTGTCCGCCCGAGGGGTGCTGCCCTTGTCCCGGTCCCTGCAGGCActccccgccagcccctccccatccccacggctTTTATCAGGCCCAAATGTGCCACCCTCCACCAAGCTGCCTCCATCACAGTCCAGGTCCCTGCAGCATCTCCCCACCAGGCCATCCCCATCCCCGCCGAGGGGACCCAGGGTGCTGACCCCAAATGGACCAACCCAATCTCAAACCCTGCTGCTGCATGCATTCCAAACCTTGCCACCGCCATCAGGTCCTGGA ccacccccatcccagtccttgctgccagcacagggccCCGCAGGGCCCCAGGTCCCAGagagcagccccccagcaccgctGCCTGTCTTCAGGAGCATCAGATGCCAGCTTGCTTTGTTGGAGGTGCAGGGCatcaccccatccctgccagaTGACTGTGGGCGGCAGCCCCGCACAATGCCCTCCAAGAGCTCCCCTAGGAATGTCGCAAGCCGGGGGCTGTCAGTGCCACTGGGGCAGCGGGAGCACGCCTGGCTAGTGGCGGTGTCAGCGGGATGCTGGGCTCGGGTGCGGGGGCTCTTCCTGGAAGAGCCGGAGCTGGCCCTGCAGCGGGACTTCATGTCAGGCTTCACAGTCCTTCACTGGCTGGCCAAGCACGGTGATGGGCCGGgcctgcaggagctggcagcGGCGGCGCGGCAGGCTGGGCTGGCCCTGGACGTGGACGCCCGCTCGGGCTGCGGGTACACTCCGCTGCACCTGGCTGCCATACACGGCCACCAGCTCGTCATCaaggtgctggtgctgcagctgggaTGCCAGGTGCAGGTGCGGGACAGCAGTGGACGCCAGCCCTGGGAGTATCTGGGCAGCTCCACCTCGGGGGAGATCTGGCAGCTCCTGGAGGCACCCCGAGGCACGATTATGTTCCCCACGCAGCCCCTGGCCCGCAGCGTGTCCTCTGTCAGCAAGGCCTCGCTGCCCACTGGCAGGGcagcactgcctgcctgcctcagACCGCAGCACGGCCATGGGGCAGCATCCCACCGAACCGGCAGCGAGAGTGACTGA